In Leptolyngbya sp. O-77, the genomic window ATCGCAGCCCTGCCAAGCGGATACCCCGCCGCTCTTTCTCCCCAATTCCGAATCCCCAATCCCTAATCCCGTTTCAACCGTCTTAGCTCCTCTTGCAGTTTGGCGACTTGCTGACGCAGGTCATCCGCCGTTGACTGGCTAGGCGACCGTCCCGATGTTGCAGAGCTTTCGGCGGCCGGCTGGCTAGCAGACTGGGTTGGCTCTTCCTCATCCGTCAGAATTTCGATGCGGCGCGGCTCTGCGGGCTTTTCGGGTTCACCCGCGACGGGCTGCTGGGCGCGGTTCATCATCTCTTCCACCATGCGGCG contains:
- a CDS encoding phasin family protein, producing the protein MAGFGDLVQKAFYLGVGLASYAGEKAGSTLADLRVQAQKLADEMVARGEISTEEARRMVEEMMNRAQQPVAGEPEKPAEPRRIEILTDEEEPTQSASQPAAESSATSGRSPSQSTADDLRQQVAKLQEELRRLKRD